One Candidatus Binataceae bacterium genomic region harbors:
- a CDS encoding amidohydrolase family protein — MAEFDLHIKGGTVVDGTRVPRFHGDVWIKDGAIAQIGGRAPGFAKQTIDADGLIVAPGFVDLHTHYDAQIRWDPYCTISGWHGVTSLVLGNCGFGFAPVKPDFRERSMLTMTRTEAIPYASMKAGMSWDWETIPQYLDSLTRAPKGVNCIQYMPTASLMIYVMGLDAAKSRPATDAERAEMRRLLAEGLDAGLCGFSIQRLGRHSGQADYDGSPMVTDTMCDEDILNLARVLRERDEGFIEITQATGHIKEDLAFVAKLAETAQRPILFQAITASPSNPEIHRKSLAWVEKMRAQGLPVFGQGGTVRSGFAFTLEHWNLYDVSAAWRDLLTGTKEERAAKMRLPAMREAAKSERAMYALDKNAPGIGGRLPKLIVQWVENNPELEKYVGKSLGAIAQEEGRHPVDVMLDLALATDLKAEFLQPEPKFNAEFNAEIINNSMFTFPGVSDGGAHTKFFTGGAFTTDFLRWLVRDEGRVTLEEAHYRLSALPAHAAGFRDRGVLREGAAADVVVYDLNGLGVEPDWIGEVVHDLPGGEWRRVQRPKGYRSIIVNGVETFAEGKCTGATPGQLLRHGKA, encoded by the coding sequence GTGGCGGAATTCGATCTACATATCAAAGGCGGAACAGTCGTCGATGGCACGCGGGTGCCGCGCTTTCACGGCGACGTCTGGATCAAAGACGGCGCGATCGCACAAATCGGCGGACGCGCGCCCGGCTTCGCAAAACAAACGATCGACGCGGACGGCTTGATCGTCGCGCCGGGCTTTGTCGATCTGCATACCCATTACGACGCGCAGATTCGCTGGGACCCCTATTGCACGATCTCCGGATGGCACGGCGTAACTTCCTTGGTGCTCGGCAACTGCGGGTTCGGTTTCGCGCCGGTCAAACCGGATTTCCGCGAGCGCTCGATGCTGACGATGACCCGCACCGAGGCGATTCCCTATGCCTCGATGAAGGCCGGGATGAGTTGGGACTGGGAGACAATTCCGCAGTACCTCGATTCGCTGACCCGCGCGCCCAAGGGCGTCAACTGCATTCAGTACATGCCGACCGCGTCGCTGATGATCTACGTGATGGGGCTCGACGCCGCTAAGAGCCGTCCGGCGACGGATGCCGAACGCGCCGAGATGCGCCGGCTGCTTGCCGAGGGACTCGACGCCGGGCTGTGCGGCTTTTCGATTCAGCGTCTCGGCCGTCATTCGGGTCAGGCCGATTACGACGGTTCGCCGATGGTCACCGATACGATGTGCGACGAAGACATCCTGAATCTCGCGCGCGTGCTGCGCGAGCGCGACGAGGGCTTCATCGAGATTACGCAGGCGACCGGACATATCAAGGAGGATCTCGCCTTTGTGGCGAAGCTCGCCGAGACCGCGCAGCGGCCCATCCTGTTTCAGGCGATCACCGCCAGCCCGAGCAATCCCGAGATTCATCGCAAGAGCCTCGCGTGGGTCGAGAAGATGCGCGCGCAGGGGCTGCCGGTCTTCGGGCAGGGTGGGACGGTGCGCAGCGGTTTCGCCTTTACGCTCGAGCACTGGAACCTTTATGACGTCTCGGCCGCGTGGCGCGATCTGTTGACCGGCACGAAGGAGGAACGCGCGGCCAAGATGCGTCTGCCCGCGATGCGGGAAGCGGCCAAGAGCGAGCGCGCGATGTACGCGCTCGACAAGAACGCCCCGGGAATCGGCGGCCGGCTGCCCAAGTTGATCGTGCAATGGGTCGAGAACAATCCTGAGCTCGAAAAGTATGTCGGCAAGTCGCTCGGCGCGATCGCGCAAGAGGAAGGCCGGCATCCGGTGGACGTCATGCTCGATCTTGCGCTAGCGACCGATCTCAAGGCCGAGTTCCTCCAGCCCGAGCCGAAGTTCAATGCCGAGTTCAACGCCGAGATCATCAATAACTCAATGTTCACTTTCCCGGGCGTCTCGGACGGCGGTGCGCATACGAAGTTCTTCACCGGCGGAGCCTTCACCACCGATTTCCTCCGCTGGCTGGTGCGCGACGAGGGTAGGGTCACGCTGGAAGAGGCGCATTACCGGCTCTCGGCGCTGCCTGCACACGCGGCCGGCTTTCGCGATCGTGGCGTGCTGCGCGAGGGCGCTGCGGCCGATGTCGTGGTCTATGATCTCAACGGTCTTGGCGTCGAGCCCGATTGGATCGGCGAGGTCGTCCACGACCTGCCGGGCGGGGAATGGCGTCGCGTGCAGCGGCCGAAGGGCTATCGTTCGATCATCGTAAACGGGGTCGAGACTTTTGCCGAGGGCAAGTGCACCGGTGCGACACCGGGCCAGCTCCTGCGCCACGGCAAAGCCTGA